The segment GAGAGGAGATAGAGGGAGGCTGTGAAGCCTCAGGCAGCGGAGGCTCAAGGGTGCTGCTACCAAACCTGTAAAACTATGAGTGGTGCAGAGCACGCGGCGGGCACTAAATACTTTGGAGCGACTTACCATGAAGAGCTTGTCAGAGACACAGGGCAAGGACCCCGGCAGTAAGGAGCATGGTCCCTGAGAAGGgacacacagctcacagccaGACAGATCTGTGCCAGGTGGCCGAGGCTGGAGCCTGCCTGGGCAGCCCGGCCGGGGCCGCCGTGTCCCAGGggaccagcagctgctctgtgtttcaTTCTTCCTTTGGCACAGGACTTCAAAGCAGTCCAAAGACTGATTCATCAAAAGTAAATGAACTGTCAAAATTATTCGTACATGCATTTATTGTTAAAGGGAGCAAAAGCCAAAGAATGAAAGAGCACGAGTTAACGTCAGTAAATGATGTGCAGGACggagaggaaagaaatggggaaaagctGAGATACTGGAGTGGGGAAACCAACATTCACACTGGAAGGTAAATTTTAAAACCAGGCAAGTTTGCGCTCTTTCTACCACAGATCTTTTGTGGACAAATAGAGACTTGGgggttttccattttcagtgtGGTCTGGCAAGGTTTGGGCATCTCACCAGAGAGATCTCCAGCACTGGGTTTCACTGGAAGTTCAAGTCTCTCACCTTTAAAAACCAGTAAAGCAACTCTTAACTAGAAAAGTCACAGATACGTCACTGCTCAGGATGTATGTGGGCAAGAGGGTCATGCTTTGTTCAAACAACCTCTGGGTGGAAAACTACCATCTTCCCCCCTGCTGGTCTACATACACCACCTCGGGGGTGGAAGAGCAAGCCCAGATCTCGGTGCCTGCTGCTGTGAACACCACAGCTACACCTGGGAAGGCTTATTCTTCCCTATGTCCTAAAAAGGCAGTATAACAGTTTATAAAATTACTCTCATCTTAAAACTAAATAATGcaatttgcattttctcctaTGTTAACCCCCTCCCCCCAAAGATAAAACATTACCACTTCATTTAGGATTCACACCCCAGATCCTAGATTAGGGACTTCATGATAAAACTCATCCAGTTATGGGAAGGTTTATCCTGATCAAGGAAACGTTGGTAAAATAGAATCTAGAATAAAACATTCAGAATCACCAATGCTTTAACAGCCAAAGCACTCCACTGtcttctgctctctgcctgctcctcaaGCAGGAGAGCAGTCCCTTTCCAAAAGCACAGCATGCCTCTCCGGGGCTGGTGACACACGCTGCAAACCCACTTCCTTCCTGGCAGAAACGCCAGCTCCCACAGGAAGAGGCCAAGCATCTTTCAcccccactgcagccagggctctTCAGCACAGGGATTTTCTGTTAGCAACAAGTCCAAGTTATCACCCTGCAGTAAATCCATGTCCTGATTCACGCTGTTAGGGCACCTCTGGCTCAGAAATGTTGAGAGACTTCCAAACCCCACGGATGCAGACAGGACCTTGGAAGAAGAGGCTTATGTGCTATGTAACCTTGGATCATCCTCTGCATTTGAGCCTTGGCATCGCTGGCTGCTGACAGCTCATCCTTCCAAATCCATGTGGTTTAGTCCTTGCTGTCATTGTCATCATCCCAGCCCTCTTCCCAGGAGGCAGCATGTTCCTGAGCTCTAGCTTGAGGATCTACAACAATCACTTCCAATGAATGGTGGGATTTCAAACTTGCCTAACGTGTGCATTGCCACCTTGtactccagcagctctgcccgcTCTCTGCGGCGGGCGCTAGCAGTTTTTCACCTTTTCCACAGTCTCGTAGAAGCCAGGCCTGACCCTGCGGATGCTCATCCGTATGTGCTCGCCCTCCAGGGGCAGGTCAGTGCCACCGGTGGCTGCGGTGCAGCGGCGCTTCCGCCGGCCCCGCAGAGAGAAGGCCGGGGCACCACCGTTCTCCTCCTCCACAGGGTACAGCTCATCCACGCTTGTGCCCTCATCCGACTGCTCCTCGCCCTTGAACTTCATCTCCTTTGCCTTGctgctctccttctcttccctggcGAGCTTCCTGAAGTGCTCCAGACACTGTATCTTCTGCCTTCTCTCCATCATCTTCAGTTCCTGCTTCTCTGTGAAATCTTCATAGtacatttttctctcattcCTCTGATCTTCCAGAAACTTCCACTCGATGCTGGTCATTTTTATCCCACTGTACTCCTCCAGTTTATCCCTCATCTGTGTGTCTGTACAAAACACGTCAAAGAGCTTCTCCGAACTCTCGTTGAATCTGTCGGCTCGCTCAGAAAAAGCCTGGTTCTGTCTCTGCTTCCTGGTCTGGTACAATCGGGTGAACTCCTCATACATTTTGAGGATGAGTTTCTTTATGTTCTGCGTGGCGATGGTGTGCAGGTTGCAGACCAGCCAGTGTTCCTGCAGGTGCTCTGCGAGCAGCTGGGCCGCGTCCTCCTTGGAGCGCTGGGCCTGGCCGGCCCTCTTGGGCTGCAGCAGGTACAGCATGTTCTGCACCACATCCTTCTTGGTGGGCAGCACTCCCTGCGCAAAGCCTGAAGACTCCACATACTCCACAGTCCCCAGGGTCTTCCGTGCCCTCACCTCGGTGTCCAGTGATTCCATCACTGCTCGGTAGTTCTGTGGTTACGACATAATCTGaaagacaggaggaaaagagaggaatgTGTCAAACGAGGCAGTTTTTTCCACGCAGCAGAAACAAGCCCATGTAAGCCGTGCTGAGGCCAATGGGACGCGGGGCTTTGCTGCGCTCCGCCGCTGTTGGACAGCTGCGTtagcccagcccatcccagcccctgttCCGCGAGCCTATCGCTCCTCGGAGCGGCTCCCAGAGCCTAATACGGCGCGCCTGCGTGCGGGTATTCGGCTTTGAGTTTTGCACTTCGCCTCGTTAATTACAGCGAGGCAGGCAGGCCGGGGCCGCAGCGCGGGCGCAGCGCCGGCCCGGCCGTACCCTGCCCGCGGCTCCGCCCGCCTGACCCCGCCACAGCGCCCGAACCGCCcgcttcccccccccccccggcaCAGAGCAAGGCCCGCACCGCCGCAACCCCCCCCGGGGCGCGGAGCCACGAGGCACGGCCGCCTTGGGCGCATCCCCGGGCAGCTCCCACGTCTCAGCCCCACACCGACCGCGGCACGCGGGGTCGCCTCCGCCGTGCGGCGCTGAGTCACGGCGCGGCGGGCCCCGGGCGCCgcccgccccagccccgcgCGCAGGTCGCCGCCGCTCGCCCCGGCGCCCCCTGCCCGGCGCTCACCGGCATCGCGCGGAGCGCGGCGCGGAGCCTGCGCGGGGCGCGGCACGGGAACCGCACCGACGGTGCCGCCGCCATCTTGACGAGGGGAAAGCACCGCCGCTCCCCGGCCTTGCGTCCGTC is part of the Serinus canaria isolate serCan28SL12 chromosome 9, serCan2020, whole genome shotgun sequence genome and harbors:
- the LOC103815469 gene encoding uncharacterized protein LOC103815469 encodes the protein MESLDTEVRARKTLGTVEYVESSGFAQGVLPTKKDVVQNMLYLLQPKRAGQAQRSKEDAAQLLAEHLQEHWLVCNLHTIATQNIKKLILKMYEEFTRLYQTRKQRQNQAFSERADRFNESSEKLFDVFCTDTQMRDKLEEYSGIKMTSIEWKFLEDQRNERKMYYEDFTEKQELKMMERRQKIQCLEHFRKLAREEKESSKAKEMKFKGEEQSDEGTSVDELYPVEEENGGAPAFSLRGRRKRRCTAATGGTDLPLEGEHIRMSIRRVRPGFYETVEKVKNC